Proteins from a single region of Desulfovibrio sp.:
- a CDS encoding metal ABC transporter ATP-binding protein, whose product MSRADTTAPDLVFDHVCVCRGGRLILEDVCATVPAGSSTVLVGPNGAGKTTLLLCLIGEMSYSGRIEAAGQSGLPRTAYVPQYLHMDASLPLRVGEFLALNRQRRPLWFGLSHSVRAEARRLLHMVQAEQLEDRRVSDLSGGEMRRVLLAAALGREPRLLVLDEPAAGVDVQGERLFWEVLDKVRMEQGFTQIIVSHNLSLAAHYATHVICLNKKVCAEGAPHEALNASILMQLFGVPIHLYPDQCDPADPACPQCGAVCAPERLLPAYASIQRRGGVKAAAEGLLAQKGGPDGHAGKGTGKGAGDGSAAGEAGHA is encoded by the coding sequence TTGAGCCGCGCTGACACTACCGCTCCTGACCTTGTTTTTGACCATGTCTGCGTGTGCCGTGGTGGAAGGCTCATCCTTGAGGATGTGTGCGCCACGGTGCCCGCAGGCAGCAGCACCGTGCTTGTGGGCCCCAACGGCGCTGGCAAGACCACGCTGCTGCTCTGTCTTATTGGCGAGATGAGCTATTCGGGCCGTATTGAGGCGGCAGGCCAGTCCGGCCTGCCGCGCACGGCCTATGTGCCGCAGTATCTTCATATGGACGCCAGCCTGCCCCTGCGCGTGGGAGAGTTTTTGGCGCTCAACCGCCAGCGCCGCCCCCTGTGGTTCGGCCTCAGCCATTCTGTGCGCGCAGAGGCGCGCAGACTGTTACACATGGTGCAGGCCGAACAGCTTGAGGACAGGCGGGTGAGCGATCTTTCTGGCGGTGAAATGCGCCGGGTGCTGCTGGCTGCGGCCCTTGGCCGCGAACCCCGGCTGCTGGTGCTCGACGAGCCTGCCGCCGGAGTCGATGTGCAGGGTGAACGGCTGTTCTGGGAAGTGCTGGACAAAGTCCGCATGGAGCAGGGCTTTACCCAGATAATTGTCAGCCATAACCTGTCCCTGGCAGCCCACTATGCGACCCACGTCATATGCCTCAACAAGAAGGTCTGCGCCGAGGGCGCGCCCCATGAGGCCCTTAACGCGTCTATTCTCATGCAGCTTTTTGGCGTGCCCATCCATCTGTATCCCGATCAGTGCGACCCTGCTGATCCTGCCTGCCCCCAGTGCGGAGCCGTGTGCGCGCCGGAACGCCTGCTGCCTGCCTATGCCAGCATACAGCGCCGTGGCGGCGTGAAGGCGGCGGCGGAAGGTTTGTTGGCGCAGAAGGGTGGCCCGGACGGGCACGCGGGCAAGGGCACGGGCAAAGGCGCGGGTGACGGTTCAGCCGCCGGGGAGGCCGGGCATGCCTGA
- a CDS encoding chemotaxis protein CheW, whose product MDVNQRKQEDELLQLVTFSIGEEEFGVNILKVQEIIRTMEITRVPRAPEFVEGVINLRGKVIPIIDLRRRFGLVSKTHDKNTRIIVIEINNIIVGFVVDAVSEVLRIPASTVEPPPPVVAGVDSDYISGVGKLQDRLLIMLDLDKLLSNDDMEMLGGI is encoded by the coding sequence ATGGATGTAAATCAGAGAAAACAGGAAGACGAACTTCTGCAACTGGTGACTTTCAGCATCGGTGAGGAGGAGTTCGGGGTCAATATTCTGAAAGTGCAGGAAATTATCCGCACTATGGAGATCACCAGGGTACCCCGCGCTCCCGAATTTGTTGAAGGTGTCATCAACTTGCGCGGAAAGGTGATCCCCATCATTGATCTGCGCCGCCGCTTTGGCCTTGTGTCAAAAACGCACGACAAGAACACGCGGATCATTGTCATCGAGATCAACAATATCATTGTAGGCTTTGTGGTTGACGCGGTTTCCGAAGTGCTGCGCATTCCCGCCAGCACGGTTGAGCCGCCGCCGCCCGTGGTGGCCGGAGTGGATTCGGACTACATCAGCGGCGTTGGCAAGCTTCAGGATCGCCTGCTCATCATGCTTGATCTGGACAAGCTGCTTTCCAACGACGATATGGAAATGCTCGGCGGCATATAA
- a CDS encoding TIGR03960 family B12-binding radical SAM protein, protein MRSLLPLLPKPSRYAGIEDNVCRKDPQNVRLRVALAFPDTYDVGMSYLGQKILYNIVNSRPHWWAERVMAPEREAGDILRAHNTPLATLESDTPLGQTHCLSFSITHELCYTNVLYMLDLAGIPLRTADRPQDLTACPLVIAGGGALLSAEPLTPFIDIMVLGDGEESLPDVLELLEKALDSGWTRERLLLEARHIPGVYVPSLFTARPEAPTAPPVPLMDDYTRPARRIVADINNTPYPAKQVVPVGAVHNRLSLEIARGCTRGCRFCHAGMVYRPVRERSLETIQTLMDNCLSETGFDEISFLSLSTGDFSALKTLCFNALDRCAREQIGLSLPSLRVGSIDDEIIERMADLRRTGCTLAPEAGSQRLRDVINKGVTEEDLLLHAQKLLEHGWRQVKLYFMIGLPTETDEDLAAITETCLKVRDAAGRGSPRLQVTAALSPFVPKPFTPFQWVPQISQEEIQRRVHFVRQQFKGVKFLKLRWHEPAMSHLEGILSRADRRMADVVEKAYRKGSIFTSWMEHFALAPWLEALEECGLSAQECTGERQPGSPLPWGHLEAGISEEFLLREWQRALGEKITDDCRYGACRQCGACDTKAGPSRMPHTPSPGCIAPLNGSLGEAAPHMESSNDAAPHSGSPNGAASANEAPVDAQIATTTDCGPLAHNAQEQSASASALQDTPLPDSHQHRNRLIFSQRDQRAHQPSRDEEGRLVCRPPASRPPKITAELTVKAAQYRIWHSKAGGCAYLSQLELQAVLDRALRRAGLPMAFSQGFHPMPLMSFGRALPVGVESRAEWFALTLHKVLPPQEIADRLNPLLPLGMEVVRVEFVDKSHRTEQAIAEAFCLSLPTPEENRQVVQCFEDFAALPELNFTRDTKKGPRTANIRAMLRQWEPLAPEQHENAPEAVTFVADWSSGYLSPLLFVMAILQPVGMPDTLRPRLKLVKTAQIFADEKLYP, encoded by the coding sequence ATGCGTTCCCTTCTGCCGCTTTTGCCCAAACCCAGCCGTTATGCCGGCATTGAAGACAACGTCTGCCGAAAAGACCCGCAAAACGTGCGTTTGCGTGTGGCTCTGGCCTTTCCTGATACCTATGACGTCGGCATGTCCTATCTGGGGCAAAAAATTCTGTACAATATCGTCAACAGCCGACCCCACTGGTGGGCTGAACGGGTCATGGCTCCGGAACGCGAGGCAGGCGATATCCTGCGCGCCCACAATACGCCCCTGGCCACGCTGGAATCTGACACCCCACTGGGGCAGACCCATTGCCTGAGTTTTTCCATCACGCATGAGCTTTGTTATACCAACGTCCTCTACATGCTTGATCTGGCTGGCATTCCCCTGCGCACGGCTGACCGGCCGCAGGATCTTACGGCCTGTCCTCTTGTTATTGCAGGCGGCGGCGCCCTGCTCAGCGCGGAACCCCTGACGCCCTTTATTGACATCATGGTGCTGGGCGATGGCGAAGAAAGTCTGCCTGACGTTCTTGAACTGCTTGAAAAAGCGCTGGATTCCGGCTGGACTCGTGAACGCCTGCTGCTTGAGGCCAGGCATATTCCTGGCGTATACGTGCCCTCTCTCTTCACTGCCCGGCCTGAAGCCCCCACCGCCCCGCCCGTGCCCCTGATGGACGACTATACGCGGCCCGCCCGCCGCATCGTGGCGGATATCAACAACACCCCCTATCCCGCCAAGCAGGTGGTGCCCGTGGGGGCCGTTCACAACAGGCTGTCACTGGAAATCGCGCGCGGCTGTACGCGCGGCTGCCGCTTTTGCCACGCGGGCATGGTCTACCGCCCGGTGCGCGAGCGTTCGCTAGAGACCATCCAGACCCTGATGGACAATTGCCTCAGCGAAACCGGCTTTGACGAAATTTCTTTTCTGTCGCTCAGCACAGGCGATTTTTCAGCCCTGAAGACCCTGTGCTTCAACGCGCTGGACCGTTGCGCCCGTGAACAGATCGGCCTTTCCCTGCCGTCGCTGCGGGTGGGCTCCATTGACGACGAAATCATCGAGCGCATGGCCGATCTGCGCCGCACCGGCTGCACGCTGGCCCCTGAGGCCGGCAGCCAGCGCCTGCGCGACGTCATCAACAAGGGCGTCACTGAAGAAGACCTGCTGCTGCATGCCCAGAAGCTGCTTGAGCACGGCTGGCGTCAGGTGAAGCTCTATTTCATGATCGGCCTGCCTACCGAAACGGACGAAGACCTGGCCGCCATTACCGAAACGTGCCTCAAGGTTCGTGACGCCGCCGGACGCGGCAGCCCGCGCCTGCAAGTCACGGCGGCCCTTTCGCCCTTTGTGCCCAAACCCTTTACGCCCTTTCAGTGGGTGCCCCAGATCAGCCAGGAAGAGATCCAGCGGCGGGTCCATTTTGTGCGACAGCAGTTCAAGGGGGTAAAATTCCTTAAATTGCGCTGGCACGAACCCGCCATGAGCCATCTTGAAGGCATTTTGTCCCGCGCGGACCGCCGCATGGCCGATGTGGTGGAAAAGGCCTACCGCAAGGGTTCCATCTTCACCAGCTGGATGGAACACTTTGCGCTTGCTCCCTGGCTGGAAGCGCTGGAAGAATGCGGCTTGAGCGCGCAGGAATGCACGGGGGAACGCCAACCGGGCAGCCCCCTGCCCTGGGGACATCTTGAGGCGGGCATTTCCGAGGAATTTTTGCTGCGTGAATGGCAGCGCGCCCTTGGGGAAAAAATTACCGACGACTGCCGCTACGGGGCCTGCCGCCAATGTGGAGCCTGCGACACCAAGGCCGGGCCGTCGCGCATGCCGCACACGCCCTCGCCTGGCTGCATCGCCCCTCTGAACGGGTCTCTGGGTGAAGCAGCCCCCCACATGGAATCTTCAAATGACGCGGCCCCCCACAGCGGATCTCCAAATGGCGCGGCCAGCGCCAACGAGGCTCCGGTGGACGCGCAGATCGCTACCACCACAGACTGCGGCCCCCTTGCGCACAACGCGCAAGAACAGTCCGCGTCGGCCAGTGCCCTGCAAGACACGCCCCTGCCGGACAGCCACCAGCACCGCAACAGGCTTATTTTTTCGCAGCGCGACCAGCGCGCCCATCAGCCCAGCCGGGATGAAGAAGGCCGCCTGGTGTGCCGCCCGCCCGCCAGCCGCCCCCCCAAAATAACCGCAGAACTGACCGTCAAGGCGGCGCAATACCGCATCTGGCACAGCAAGGCTGGCGGCTGCGCCTACCTGAGCCAGCTGGAACTGCAAGCCGTCCTTGACCGCGCCCTGCGCCGGGCCGGTCTGCCCATGGCTTTTTCTCAGGGTTTCCACCCCATGCCGCTCATGTCCTTTGGCCGGGCCTTGCCGGTTGGCGTGGAAAGCCGGGCGGAATGGTTTGCCCTGACCCTGCACAAGGTTCTGCCGCCGCAGGAAATCGCCGACCGCCTGAACCCTCTTCTGCCGCTGGGCATGGAAGTCGTGCGTGTTGAGTTCGTGGACAAAAGCCACCGCACCGAGCAGGCCATTGCCGAGGCTTTTTGCCTGTCTCTGCCAACCCCTGAAGAAAACAGGCAGGTTGTCCAGTGTTTTGAGGATTTTGCAGCACTGCCCGAACTGAATTTTACGCGCGACACCAAAAAAGGCCCCCGTACCGCCAATATCAGGGCCATGTTGCGGCAATGGGAACCCCTTGCGCCAGAGCAGCACGAAAATGCCCCTGAGGCCGTGACATTTGTAGCTGACTGGAGTAGTGGTTATCTGTCGCCCCTGCTTTTCGTCATGGCCATATTGCAGCCTGTGGGAATGCCTGATACTTTGCGGCCCAGGCTGAAACTGGTGAAAACTGCGCAGATATTCGCCGACGAAAAACTGTATCCATAG
- a CDS encoding metal ABC transporter permease: MPDLTLIYDLLGRLPLDCLQMRFMQQAMLGLLLLAPMASVLGVEVISFRMAFFSDAIGHSAFAGVALGLILAINPRISMPIFGVLVGLGIMAVRRRSNLSGDTVIGIVFSAVVAFGLAVVSRAPGVGRDMQRFLYGDILTITEGETGFLLLLFFAMLLFQVVGYNRLLYIALNPVMARVHGVRVALWQYVFAALLALVVMFSVWAVGVLLVTALLIVPAATARNLASTAGGMFWWALVVGLSSAFVGLVLSAQEWMSTASGATVILVSCCWFGVSALVAGLRGGRKSA; the protein is encoded by the coding sequence ATGCCTGATCTGACCTTAATCTATGATCTTTTGGGCCGCCTGCCGCTGGACTGCCTGCAAATGCGCTTTATGCAGCAGGCCATGTTAGGCCTGCTTTTGCTGGCCCCCATGGCATCGGTGCTCGGTGTGGAGGTCATCAGCTTTCGCATGGCCTTTTTTTCCGACGCCATCGGGCATTCTGCCTTCGCCGGGGTGGCCCTTGGCCTTATTCTGGCCATAAACCCGCGTATTTCCATGCCGATATTCGGCGTGCTGGTGGGGCTGGGCATCATGGCCGTGCGGCGGCGCAGCAACCTTTCCGGCGACACGGTCATAGGCATTGTGTTTTCTGCTGTGGTGGCCTTTGGTCTGGCTGTGGTCAGCCGTGCCCCAGGAGTGGGGCGCGACATGCAGCGCTTTTTGTACGGCGATATTCTCACCATTACTGAAGGCGAGACGGGCTTTCTGCTGCTGCTCTTTTTCGCCATGCTGCTTTTTCAGGTAGTGGGCTACAACAGGCTGCTGTATATTGCCCTGAACCCCGTCATGGCCCGCGTGCACGGCGTGCGCGTTGCTTTGTGGCAGTATGTTTTTGCGGCGCTGCTGGCCCTTGTGGTCATGTTTTCCGTATGGGCGGTGGGGGTGCTGCTTGTGACGGCCCTGCTCATCGTGCCAGCGGCCACGGCCAGAAATCTGGCCTCCACGGCTGGCGGCATGTTTTGGTGGGCGCTGGTTGTGGGGCTGAGTTCGGCCTTTGTCGGCCTTGTGCTTTCAGCGCAGGAATGGATGTCCACGGCCAGCGGGGCCACCGTGATTCTCGTGTCGTGCTGCTGGTTTGGCGTGAGCGCCCTGGTGGCCGGCCTGCGCGGAGGTCGAAAAAGCGCCTGA
- a CDS encoding protein-disulfide reductase DsbD family protein has translation MALCLLVFSGHASANPLGARLETALDGDAVVGALRLTLPKDVHAYAHDPGDAGRPTTLRFNVADGTPQSVWYPQGAVQRDFYDPSATIFVYEGEVTLYVLLSREDQGKPYTADISMLLCSTRNCMPVSQQVKDVVPQATQPLESMPWAAQWRSLKKQPPRSVADDAAEGVQLFGGAPAVADTQDATEGDPGAGKSAGIARWLDASQGETAGSGNEPAVAEGGQVQKPLPPMDDFVNLTPRYVNESMEITSLGKALLFGILAGLLLNAMPCVLPVLTFKVSGLLMVGGCGKEGLRHFRQHNLCFAAGVMTLFSALALVLGLADLMWGQLYQNQAVLLVMLLLVFLMGLSMLGVFTLPVIDLKTGAHTKNPCLQAYFTGLVSTFLATPCSGPLLGGVLGWAFTQPLMVVMVVFWAVGLGMALPYVLFSIWPALANILPKPGAWMHIFERVVGFFLMGTALYLLSILPVEKHMQVLSVLLVVALCAWLWGQYCGISAPPLRRRLVGFACLGLLLASFMWVLRPVAPLPQWREFNPQTFEASLGKKPMLLEFTADWCPNCKFMEATVLTDERLRRLQARYNMELVRVDLTNANAYAVRLLEALGSKSIPLTALFPAGDMATAPLVLRDVYGSESLEQSMHDAFGR, from the coding sequence ATGGCCTTGTGTCTTCTTGTTTTTTCAGGTCATGCAAGCGCCAACCCGCTGGGAGCGCGCCTTGAAACGGCTCTGGACGGTGATGCCGTTGTCGGCGCCCTGCGCCTTACGTTGCCCAAGGATGTGCACGCCTACGCCCACGACCCCGGCGACGCGGGACGTCCCACCACCCTGCGCTTCAATGTCGCCGATGGGACGCCGCAGTCCGTGTGGTATCCGCAAGGGGCGGTGCAGCGCGACTTTTATGATCCCTCGGCCACCATTTTCGTTTATGAAGGCGAGGTGACCCTCTATGTGCTTTTGTCCCGTGAGGACCAGGGCAAGCCCTATACGGCGGACATAAGCATGCTTCTGTGTTCCACGCGCAACTGTATGCCCGTCAGCCAGCAGGTGAAGGATGTGGTGCCCCAGGCAACGCAGCCTCTTGAGTCCATGCCCTGGGCAGCCCAATGGCGCAGCCTGAAAAAGCAGCCGCCCCGGTCTGTTGCGGACGACGCGGCCGAGGGCGTGCAGCTTTTTGGCGGGGCTCCGGCCGTAGCTGATACGCAAGACGCAACGGAGGGCGATCCGGGGGCTGGCAAGTCTGCAGGCATAGCCCGCTGGCTTGATGCATCGCAGGGAGAGACTGCGGGGTCTGGTAATGAACCGGCCGTGGCGGAAGGAGGGCAGGTGCAAAAGCCCTTGCCCCCCATGGATGATTTTGTGAACCTGACGCCACGGTATGTAAATGAATCCATGGAGATAACCAGTCTTGGAAAGGCGCTGCTCTTTGGCATACTGGCAGGCTTGCTGCTCAATGCCATGCCCTGCGTACTGCCTGTACTGACATTCAAGGTCAGCGGCCTGCTTATGGTGGGCGGCTGCGGCAAGGAGGGCCTCAGGCATTTCAGGCAGCATAACCTCTGCTTTGCGGCGGGCGTTATGACCCTTTTCAGCGCTCTTGCCCTTGTTCTCGGCCTTGCAGACCTCATGTGGGGGCAATTGTACCAGAATCAGGCCGTGCTGCTGGTCATGCTGCTGCTCGTGTTTTTGATGGGGCTGTCCATGCTTGGAGTTTTCACCCTGCCCGTCATTGACCTCAAAACAGGAGCACACACGAAAAATCCCTGTCTTCAGGCGTATTTTACCGGGCTTGTGTCCACGTTTCTGGCAACGCCCTGCAGTGGGCCGCTCCTGGGCGGCGTGCTTGGCTGGGCCTTTACCCAGCCCCTCATGGTGGTCATGGTCGTTTTTTGGGCCGTGGGACTCGGGATGGCCCTGCCGTACGTGCTTTTCAGCATCTGGCCCGCCCTGGCGAACATCTTGCCCAAACCGGGAGCCTGGATGCACATTTTTGAGCGCGTCGTGGGCTTTTTTCTCATGGGCACGGCGCTGTACCTGCTTTCCATCCTGCCGGTGGAAAAACACATGCAGGTGTTAAGCGTACTGCTGGTTGTGGCCTTGTGCGCCTGGCTCTGGGGGCAGTACTGCGGCATATCCGCACCGCCTTTGCGCCGCAGGCTTGTGGGGTTTGCCTGTCTGGGACTTTTGCTGGCTTCTTTCATGTGGGTGTTGCGCCCTGTGGCCCCCCTGCCGCAATGGCGCGAGTTCAACCCGCAGACCTTTGAGGCCAGCCTGGGCAAAAAACCCATGCTGCTGGAATTCACCGCCGACTGGTGCCCCAACTGCAAATTTATGGAGGCTACCGTTCTGACGGACGAGCGCCTGCGGCGCTTGCAGGCCCGTTACAATATGGAGCTTGTTCGCGTTGACCTCACCAATGCCAATGCCTATGCCGTGCGTCTGCTGGAGGCCCTGGGCAGCAAGAGTATTCCTCTCACGGCGCTTTTTCCGGCTGGCGACATGGCCACAGCCCCTCTGGTGCTGCGTGATGTCTACGGCAGCGAAAGTCTGGAACAGTCCATGCACGACGCATTTGGCAGATAG
- the hslU gene encoding ATP-dependent protease ATPase subunit HslU, translated as MSTLTPREIVSELNKFVVGQEQAKRMVAVAVRNRWRRQHLPLDLRDEVSPKNIIMMGPTGVGKTEIARRLAKLSGAPFIKVEATKFTEVGYVGRDVESMVRDLMEIGINLVRDEENARVRKAAEAAAESRLMDLLLPSSFGLEDRSSTREKLLQQFRLGFLDTREVEMEVTEMGGGVDIFAIPGMEQMGGQVKDMFSKAFPPKRSRRKMKVRDAFNVLVQEESGKLVDQDALVERAKERVEQTGIIFIDEIDKIASSSQNRTSDISREGVQRDLLPIVEGSSVNTKYGMIRTDHVLFIAAGAFHFSKPSDMIPELQGRFPLRVELQALGREEFLRILTEPDNALTKQYEALLGTEQIRLSFTEDGLEEVAAFAEDINSRTENIGARRLYTIMEKILSDISFDAPDMPGAQVVVNKAYVAEHLKDVRNDQDLTQYIL; from the coding sequence ATGAGCACCTTGACCCCCCGTGAGATCGTGTCCGAGCTGAATAAATTTGTTGTGGGCCAGGAACAGGCCAAGCGTATGGTTGCCGTAGCCGTGCGCAACCGCTGGCGCAGGCAGCATCTGCCGCTTGACCTGCGCGACGAGGTTTCGCCCAAGAACATCATTATGATGGGGCCGACCGGCGTGGGCAAAACCGAAATAGCGCGCCGCCTGGCCAAACTTTCGGGCGCGCCCTTTATCAAGGTGGAGGCCACCAAGTTCACAGAAGTGGGCTACGTGGGGCGGGATGTGGAATCCATGGTGCGCGATCTGATGGAGATCGGCATAAACCTTGTGCGCGACGAGGAAAACGCCCGCGTGCGCAAAGCCGCCGAAGCCGCTGCGGAATCGCGCCTGATGGATCTTTTGCTGCCCAGCTCCTTTGGTTTGGAAGACCGCTCCTCCACGCGCGAAAAACTGTTGCAGCAGTTCCGCCTCGGTTTTCTGGATACGCGCGAAGTTGAAATGGAAGTGACGGAGATGGGCGGCGGGGTGGATATTTTTGCCATCCCCGGCATGGAGCAGATGGGGGGCCAGGTCAAGGACATGTTCAGCAAGGCCTTTCCGCCCAAGCGCAGCCGCCGCAAGATGAAGGTTCGCGACGCCTTCAACGTGCTTGTGCAGGAAGAGTCCGGCAAGCTGGTTGATCAGGACGCCCTGGTCGAACGCGCCAAGGAAAGGGTGGAGCAGACCGGCATCATCTTTATCGACGAAATAGACAAGATCGCCAGTTCATCACAAAACCGTACCTCGGATATTTCGCGCGAAGGCGTGCAGCGTGACCTGCTGCCCATTGTGGAGGGCAGCTCCGTGAATACCAAGTACGGCATGATCCGCACGGATCATGTGCTGTTTATTGCCGCGGGCGCGTTCCACTTCAGCAAACCCTCGGATATGATTCCTGAATTACAGGGGCGTTTTCCCTTGCGTGTGGAGCTTCAGGCCCTGGGTCGCGAAGAGTTTTTGCGCATTCTTACCGAGCCGGACAACGCCCTTACCAAGCAGTATGAAGCCCTGCTGGGCACAGAGCAGATCCGCTTGAGCTTTACCGAGGACGGCCTGGAAGAAGTTGCCGCCTTTGCTGAAGACATCAATTCCCGCACGGAAAATATCGGCGCGCGCCGTCTGTACACCATCATGGAAAAAATACTGTCCGACATTTCCTTTGACGCCCCGGACATGCCGGGCGCGCAAGTCGTGGTCAACAAAGCCTATGTGGCCGAGCACCTCAAGGACGTGCGCAACGATCAGGACCTGACGCAGTACATCCTTTAG
- a CDS encoding metal ABC transporter substrate-binding protein, with amino-acid sequence MKKKIFTLFRFSAVAIVMAACLASAGLVLPQAASAAAGQGKLRILATTYPVYLLARNVVQSNPGAQVDLLIPAQTGCPHDYALTPKDMQKLAQADVLLLNGLGLDDFMLKALPNAKPGLVVVDSSAGITPLKEGNAHEDGDADHDGHDHAARHGHEESAHGHDGHDGHEHGHHHDHGGVNPHAFASPRLAAVMVKNMAQGLAKADPQNAASYESNASAYEKVLSGLSERLATMGAKAPNKGIALMHDALSYMASDGGLEVVAVIQEDEEAQPSAGRLITVAKILREHKPALIASEPQYSDKAVQTLAREVGIPAAQLDSLASGPTSPSLDHYEKTMNNNINILEKYFEPR; translated from the coding sequence ATGAAAAAAAAGATATTTACGCTTTTTCGATTCAGTGCTGTCGCCATCGTGATGGCAGCCTGCCTCGCCAGTGCCGGTCTGGTTCTGCCGCAGGCCGCTTCGGCAGCGGCAGGCCAGGGCAAATTGCGCATTCTTGCAACAACATATCCCGTATACCTTCTGGCGCGTAATGTGGTTCAGTCCAATCCCGGCGCGCAGGTTGATCTGCTTATCCCGGCCCAGACAGGCTGCCCGCACGACTACGCCCTGACCCCCAAGGACATGCAGAAGCTGGCCCAGGCAGATGTGCTGCTGCTCAATGGTCTCGGTCTGGACGATTTTATGCTCAAAGCCTTGCCCAACGCCAAACCGGGCCTTGTTGTGGTGGACAGCAGCGCGGGCATCACCCCCCTCAAGGAAGGCAATGCCCACGAGGACGGGGATGCGGATCACGACGGGCACGATCATGCCGCACGGCACGGGCATGAAGAAAGCGCCCACGGCCATGACGGGCATGACGGACATGAACACGGCCACCACCACGACCACGGCGGCGTCAACCCCCATGCCTTTGCAAGCCCCCGTCTGGCGGCCGTTATGGTGAAAAACATGGCTCAGGGCCTGGCCAAGGCCGACCCGCAGAACGCCGCGTCGTATGAATCCAACGCCAGCGCGTACGAAAAGGTGCTGTCAGGCCTGAGCGAACGTCTTGCCACTATGGGCGCCAAGGCCCCCAACAAGGGCATAGCGCTTATGCACGACGCCCTGTCCTATATGGCGAGTGACGGCGGCCTTGAAGTGGTTGCCGTTATTCAGGAGGACGAGGAGGCTCAGCCTTCGGCAGGACGCCTCATCACGGTGGCCAAGATACTGCGGGAGCACAAACCCGCCCTCATAGCCAGCGAACCGCAATACTCGGACAAGGCCGTGCAGACGCTGGCCCGCGAGGTGGGCATACCTGCGGCCCAACTGGATTCCCTGGCTTCTGGCCCGACCAGTCCTTCGCTGGATCACTATGAAAAGACCATGAATAACAACATCAACATTCTTGAGAAGTATTTTGAGCCGCGCTGA
- the tpx gene encoding thiol peroxidase: MNTVTFKGTPLHLMGNRPAVGQKAPDFTLAANDLSPRSLKDYAGKVLVLVSVPSLDTPTCDMEVRRFNKEAAALSDKVRIVAVSCDLPFAQARWCGAAGVQSVETLSDYKERSFGKDYGLLIDELRLLARAIVVVAPDGTVAYTQLVPEVASEPDYDAALAAVKKLA, translated from the coding sequence ATGAATACAGTCACTTTCAAGGGCACACCTCTCCATCTCATGGGCAACCGGCCTGCGGTCGGGCAAAAAGCCCCGGACTTTACCCTGGCCGCCAACGACCTCAGCCCCCGCAGCCTCAAGGACTATGCGGGCAAGGTGCTGGTGCTGGTAAGCGTGCCCTCCCTTGATACTCCTACATGCGATATGGAAGTGCGCCGCTTCAACAAGGAAGCCGCCGCCCTTTCCGACAAGGTGCGCATCGTGGCCGTAAGCTGCGACCTGCCCTTTGCCCAGGCCCGCTGGTGCGGCGCTGCGGGCGTTCAGTCTGTCGAAACCCTCTCTGACTACAAAGAAAGAAGCTTCGGCAAGGACTATGGCCTGCTTATTGACGAACTGCGCCTGCTGGCCCGCGCCATCGTGGTTGTGGCCCCTGACGGCACGGTTGCCTATACCCAGCTTGTTCCTGAAGTTGCCAGTGAGCCGGATTATGACGCGGCCCTGGCTGCCGTGAAAAAACTTGCATAA